From Bacteroides uniformis:
ATTTGTTCAAAGCATTGTACATGGCATACGGATCGAGATTATTCTTGATGCAGAATTCAAAGCCGTAATCATCCGCTTCCGTCTCCTGCTTCTGGGAGTATTGAGCACCTGCCAATGCCTCGGCCATGGCACCCAGTTCAGAATCACTCAATTTGGATACCGTAGAACTTGCCGCACCGGCAGCATTCTTCACAGCCGAACGAAGGTAAGCATTCTTCATCGCATCTTTGGAATCCGTATGGATGACGTGACCTATCTCGTGGCCGACAACTGCCATCACTTCATCATCCGTCATGATGTCCATCAGTCCGGCACAGATGCGTACACTACCATCACCGCACGCAAAGGCATTCACATCTATTACTTCATAAACACCGAAGTTCACCTTCAAGCCGTCCACTTCCTTGATATTTCCGGTCAGCTTCTCCAGGCGCTTGCCGTAATCCGTATCGGGCTTTGTCAGCGGATTGTGCGTATCCATCCATTCCATATATTCCTTGCTCATCGCTGCAATGTCAGCATCGGACAATGAAATGGCCTTGACGGCATCTGTACCAGCTTGGACAACTTTGTTCACATTGATTTTCTTTCCACCGATTTTGAACTGCGCATAGGCAGTGGTGGTACAACTCATTCCACATACTACAGCAGTAATGATGAAGAAGTTCTTTTTCATGTACTTTACGATTTAATTTTAATCCTACTTCGCTTTGTCTATAAAAAAAACCGCCTAATCATTATTAAACGGTTTTCCGAATATCTGTTTAAATCAAGTTTACTTGATGATACCCAATTCCTTGAAACATTTAGTCAATTTTTCTACAGCATAATCCACTTGTTCGACCGTATGGGTAGCCATCAACGCTACACGCACCAGTGTATCTTGTGGAGCACATGCAGGTGGAATAACGGGGTTGATGAAGATACCTTCGTCAAAAGCCAGCTTCGTTACTATAAATGTCTTCTCTGTATCACGCACATAGAGAGGAATGATAGGAGATTCTGTCTCACCGATTTCGAAGCCTGCATCGCGGAACTTCTTCAAGGCATAGTTAGTGATGTCCCACAGACGTTGGATGCGTTCAGGTTCGGACTTGATGATGTGAAGCGCCTCGCGGGCTGCAGCCGTAGCAGCAGGTGTGCTACTTGCCTGGAATATATAGGAACGGGCATTGTGGCGCAGCCAATTGATTACCGCCTTGTCTCCAGCAACAAAACCACCGATGGAAGCCAATGACTTGCTGAATGTACCCATAATCAGGTCTACATCTTCGGTAACACCGAAATGGTCGCACACACCACGGCCTTGTTTTCCGAATACACCCAAGCCGTGAGCTTCGTCCACGTAAATGCTGGCGTTGTATTTCTTCTTCAGGCGGACAATTTCGGGCAGATTGGCCAAGTCACCTTCCATGGAAAATACTCCATCCACAACAATCAGCTTTACAGCATCCAGTTCGCATTTCTGGAGTTCTTTTTCCAAAGCCTCCATATCGTTATGCTTGTACTTCAACTGAGTGGCAAATGCAAGACGGCGGCCATCTACAATGGAAGCGTGATCACGGTCATCACAAATAATATAATCCCCACGGCCTACAACGGCAGGAATAATACCTTCGTTTACAGTAAATCCGGTAGAAAAACAGAGTGCTTCATCTTTTCCTACGAATTCAGCCAATTCCTTCTCCAGTTCAACATGTATATCGAGTGTTCCGTTCAGAAAGCGGGAACCTGCACAACCGGTGCCATATTTTTCTGTGGCAGCTATCGAGGCATCAATGATACGCTTGTCATATGTCAGTCCCATATATGCATTAGAGCCGAACATCAGAACCTTTTTACCATCCATCATTACCTCTGTATCCTGATGGCTGTTAATTGTGCGGAAATAAGGATATACGCCTTTTGCCATAAACTGCTGCGGCAGGTCGTATTTCGCAAATTTGTCTTGTAGTAAACCCATGAAATATCTTTTATATAATGAATATTTAATTCTATTAAATACAAGTCTTAAAAAACAGGGGGCAAAGATAGCAAAATATGTCGGTATATGTTCTATTTACATTAAAAAAACTACTTATACTTATTTTAAAAAGAATTATGTGGTTAATTTTTCAGATATTTATATTACTTTTGCCAGTTGGAAAACCTGCATAGCAACAACCCTTGCATGAACGAAAACAAGAAGAAAATAGCATTCATCATAAACCCCATATCCGGCACTCAGAGTAAGGAGCAGATACTGAAGTGGCTCGATGAAAAGCTGGATAAGGAAAGGTATGCACAAGAAGTGATTTATACCGAACGGGCAGGCCATGCCGTAGAGATAGCGGCACAGAAGGCACAAGAAGATGCACATGCCGTCATCGCCATAGGAGGAGACGGCACCATCAATGAGATAGCTCGCTCACTGGTACATACAAAAACCGCTTTGGGCATCATTCCCTGCGGTTCCGGCAACGGACTTGCCCGCCATCTGCAGATTCCGATGGAGCCGAAAAAGGCCATCGACATCATCAATGACGGACTGATAGACATCATTGACTACGGAAAAATCAACGATGTGCCTTTCTTCTGCACCTGCGGCGTGGGATTCGACGCATTTGTAAGCCTGCAATTCTCCAAGGCGGGAAGGAGAGGACCACTCACTTATCTGGAAAAGACTCTGCTCGAAAGCCTGAAGTACCGTCCGGAAACCTATGAACTGGAAATGGACGGCAGCACCCTGCGATACAAGGCGTTCCTAATAGCCTGCGGAAACGCATCGCAATATGGAAACAATGCGTATATTGCCCCACAAGCCACCTTGAACGACGGACTGCTGGACGTCACCATACTCGAGCCGTTCACTGTGCTCGATGTACCGTCGCTCTCTTTCCAGCTCTTCAACAAGACCATTGACCAGAACAGCCGGATTAAGACGTTCCGTTGCCAGACACTCCGTATTCACCGTTCTAAACCGGGGGTAGTCCACTTTGACGGCGACCCGATGATGATGGGAGAGAATGTAGATGTAAAGATTATGAAGAAAGGACTGCAGGTCATTGTTCCCCGGGATGCGGAAAAAGACACTTCGAATGTCTTGCAGCGGGCACAAGACTATATCAACGGACTGAAACAAATTAATGATGCTTTTGTGGAAGACATCGCCCATAAAAACAAGATGATACTGGATAAAGGCAAAAGGCAATTCAAGAAACTGACAAAAATGTAATGTTGTAAAAAAGGTACTAAAGGAGTTTCTGAAAATAACTTTCCCCTTTTGATGCGCCATATAATATGTTTTATGTATTTTTGCAAAGCCAAAATAGTAAATAAGTAAATCGTCAAACAGTAAATAAAAAGATGTATAGATCACACACCTGCGGAGAACTCCGTATCTCCGATGTTAACAAGCAAGTGACGCTGGCAGGTTGGGTACAGCGCAGCCGTAAGATGGGAGGCATGACTTTCATTGACCTCCGCGACCGTTACGGAATTACCCAATTAGTGTTCAACGAAGAGGTGAATGCCGAACTTTGCGAGCGTGCCAACCGCTTGGGCCGTGAATTCGTAATCCAGGTTAAAGGTACCGTAAACGAACGTTTCAGTAAAAACCAGCATATCCCGACGGGAGACATTGAAATCATCGTATCGGAACTGGATGTTCTGAACTCATCGCTGACCCCTCCCTTCACCATCGAGGAAAATACGGACGGTGGCGACGATATCCGCATGAAGTACCGTTATCTAGACCTGCGCCGTGCCAATGTACGCAGCAATCTGGAGCTTCGCCATAAAATGACAATTGAAGTACGCAAATACCTGGACAGCCAGGGATTCATCGAAGTGGAAACTCCGATTCTGGTAGGCTCCACACCCGAAGGTGCACGCGATTTCGTCGTTCCTTCACGCATGAACCCGGGACAATTCTATGCCTTACCTCAAAGCCCGCAGACACTGAAACAGTTGTTGATGGTTTCCGGTTTCGACCGTTACTTCCAGATAGCCAAATGCTTCCGTGACGAAGACCTGCGTGCCGACCGCCAGCCGGAATTCACACAGATTGACTGCGAAATGTCTTTTGTGGAGCAGGATGACGTCATCAACCTCTTCGAAGGCATGGCCAAATATCTGTTCAAGGAAATCCGTGGCGTAGAGATGAACGAGCCGTTCATGCGCATGCCATGGGCAGACGCCATGAAATATTACGGCAGCGACAAGCCCGACCTCCGTTTCGGCATGAAGTTCGTGGAACTGATGGACATCATGAAGGGACACGGATTCCCGGTATTCGACAATGCCGCCTACATCGGCGGTATCTGCGCAGAAGGCGCCGCACACTATACCCGCAAACAGCTGGATGTACTGACCGAATTCGTGAAAAGACCGCAAATCGGTGCCAAAGGTATGGTATACGCGCGCGTAGAGGCAGACGGCAACGTAAAATCAAGTGTCGACAAGTTCTATGCGCAGGAAGTATTGCAGGAGATGAAGGCTGCTTTCAACGCCAAGCCGGGTGACCTGATTCTGATTCTGAGCGGTGACGATGCCATGAAGACCCGCAAGCAACTGAACGAGTTGCGCCTTGAAATGGGTAACCAACTGGGATTACGCGACAAGAACAAGTTCGTCTGCCTTTGGGTGGTTGACTTCCCGATGTTTGAGTGGAGCGATGAAGAAGGCCGCCTGATGGCTATGCACCACCCGTTCACTCATCCGAAAGACGAAGATATTCCTTTGCTGGATACAGACCCGGCAGCTGTCCGTGCAGATGCATACGATATGGTGTGCAACGGTATTGAAGTGGGTGGAGGTTCCATCCGTATCCACGATGCACAGTTGCAGGCCAAAATGTTCGAGATTCTCGGATTCACTCCGGAGAAGGCTCAGGAGCAGTTCGGCTTCCTGATGAATGCCTTCAAATACGGTGCACCTCCTCACGGTGGTCTGGCATACGGTCTGGACCGTTGGGTCAGCATCTTCGCAGGTCTCGACAGTATCCGCGACTGCATTGCATTCCCCAAAAACAACAGTGGACGCGATGTAATGCTGGATGCACCTTCAGTTATTGACCAGAAGCAGCTGGACGAACTGAATCTGATTGTTGAAGTGAAAGAGTAAAAGCAGGTACAGAGTAGGAGAGTGAAAGAGTCTGCACGCATTTTTCGTTTTGCGGTAATCGGCACGCTGAATGCCTTGATTATGGCTGTTACCGTTTGGGTAATGATGGACGAACTGGACATCAACTATATGCTCTCCAATGTAACCGCATATATACTTGCACAGATACACAACTTCATCTGGTGCAAGTACTGGATATTCCCTACAGAAAAAAAGAGCAACACTTGGCGACAAGTGCTGCTCTTTTCCATAGCTTTCGGAATGGCTTACGGAGCGCAATTCCTTTTCCTCATAGGGCTGGTGGAGGGACTGGACTGCAATGAATACCTTGCCCAGTTCCTGGGATTATTCATCTACGGAAGTGTCAATTTCCTGATGAACAAACGGGTGACATTCCGTTAGTTCTCCCCCAGAGATCCCCGTCGTTATCAGTCAAGAAATCGTTTTGTCAATCCGGCATAGGCATCAATTCTGCGGTCGCGCAGGAAAGGCCACCAACGGCGTACATTTTCCGAGCGTTCCAAGTCCACCTCTACAACGATATTTTCCGGCCGTTCGTTTCCTGCTTGGGCCAGGAACTCGCCTTGCGGTCCGGCCACAAAACTATTTCCCCAAAACAAGATACCATTGGTCTGCATGGAAGGATCCGGCTCATGTCCCACACGGTTCACTGAAACAACCGGCAAGCCGTTGGCCACAGCATGTCCACGCTGGGAGATAATCCAAGCATTGAGCTGACGCGCCTTTTCATCATCCGTATCACTGCTTTCCCAACCGATAGCCGTAGGATATATTAGTATTTCAGCTCCCTTCAGCGCCATCAGACGTGCTGCTTCCGGATACCATTGGTCCCAGCACACCAAAACTCCCAATTTGCCCAAAGATGTCTGAATAGGTTCGAAGCCTATATCACCGGGAGTAAAATAGAATTTCTCATAATAGGCGGGGTCATCAGGAATATGCATCTTCCGGTATTTCCCGGCAATGCTGCCGTCACGTTCAAAAACAACCGCTGTGTTATGATACAATCCGGGAGCGCGTTTCTCGAACAGAGAAGTGACCAGCACAATATCGTTGGCAGCAGCCAACTCTGAATAGAATCCCGTAGAAGGACCGGGAATCGGTTCTGCCAAGTCGAACAACTGCGTGTTTTCCGTCTGACAGAAATACAGAGAGTTATGCAGCTCCTGCAAAACAACCAATTGAGCCCCATGCGCCGCACATGCCTCTATACTTTTGGCCAAATTCATTAAATTAGTCCTGAGGTCCTTGGTATTGGCCTGCTGGATAATACCTACTTTTATTTTTCTTGTCATCTTATTCTATGGTTTATTGTTTTACTATGTATAATCGACATTACTTCAACACCCCTACGGGATATTGCATGGTAACACAATGCAAAGAGCCGTGTTGCTTAATCAAAGCACGGCAATCTATCCCGATAATTTCATAACCGGGAAAAGCCTCCCGCAACACTTCCCCCGCGCGGGCATCATTCTCCGGCTGGCGATAGGTGGGGTAAAGCACTGCATCATTCAGAATCAAGAAATTAGCGTAAGTGGCAGGAAGCCGTTCCCCTTCCTCTTCTATCTTATCGGCCATGGGCAAAGCCAGCAAACGGTAAGGTTCCCCCTTCAACGTACGGAAAGTCTTCAGTTGCTCCTCCATGCGATGCAGTTCTTCGTAATGCTCATCATCCGCATCCTTGCATTGTACATAGGCTATCGTGTCGGCAGGGCAGAAACGGGCCAGCGTGTCTATATGACTGTCCGTATCGTCACCTGCCAAATAACCGTGGTCCAGCCAAAGAACACGTTGCAGGTGAAAAACGGAACGAAGATATTCCTCAATTTCCACCCGGTTCATCTGTCCGTTCCGGTTAGGCGAAAGCAGGCATTCGGAGGTGGTGAGCAACGTACCCATGCCGTCACTTTCGATGGAACCGCCTTCAAGGACAAACCCCAAGCGATTTACATACTTTCCTTTCATCACTTCCGACTCCACCGCACGACGCGTAATCAAATTATCCTTATCGGATGCAAACTTCAATCCCCACCCGTTGAACTTAAAGTCGAGCAGAGATACACCGTCAGCATCCAGTAGGGTGATGGCTCCATGGTCGCGTGCCCAAGTATCATTCGTCTCACACTTCAGGAAACGGACATTTTCCATATTCACCCTGCCGAGAATCTGTTTCTTCACCTCATCCGGTTCTGGGGTTACAATCAGCAATGTCTCCCGGGCGGCTATTTCGTGGGCAATGGCTACAAAACATTCCTGCACTTCGTCCAACATATAGGTCCAGTCTGTACCCGCATGGGGCCATGTAAGCTGTATGCCGCTTTGCAAAGCCCATTCGGCAGGCAAGTGGGGAGCACGTGTCTCTACCTGAAAAGTCATATTCTTGCCAAAACGCACCTGACAGTCCTTCTCTGCGGCACCACCCAGCGGCAGTCCTACAAAATATCCCATATTATTTATCTTTTCTAATTCGTTACTTTTTAAGTTAGCAGAGAGAGGGAGAATAAACCTTAGGTTTAGAATTGCCAAACCTCTACTTCAGACTTCTAAACCTCTACTCTATGATTGTAAACCTCTACTCGTCAATTATCACTTATCTTCCTTCGGTTTCCGGTCGAAGAATGGATTCTTGGAGGATGCACTCACCGGAATGGCAAAGACAGTCTTGCATCCTTTCAGCCAATCCAAACGCTGAGCGGCAAGTCCGGCAGAAAACATGACACGGGTATCCACCCTCAAATCGGCAGCCATGGCACAAGCCGAACCTACAGCTATCCCTACATCCACCGTATTCAAAGCACAAGGTACTCCCTCCGGACGACCGGCACAAGTGGGAAAACCGCAGTGTCCGCAATTCAAACCTTGCGTCTGCTCGCGCGTACCTATTATAATTACACATTCAGCCTGCAAAATGTTGTCCGCATCACGGAGAAAGAACTTCATACCGTGCTCTTCAACCATAGCGACCATCTTTTCAGACAGCTTCTTAATGTCTTCACCCGTAACCAGCGCAGCTTCAATCACATCAATACCTTTTCCTTTCGGTGCCGTGCGCGCAGCAGTCAGCATTTGCCTTGCCACGTCAAGCACATGTTCGTGGCGGCAATCCCGTTCATTCTGTATCATAGTCTTTCTTTCCTGAATTAATTAGTGCGTCAAAGATAGCACAAATATTTTTTTGCACTATCTTTGCGATACAGAAAGATTAAAGGAACACCATGCTGCAAATAGAAAATGCCAGTATCGCCTACGGCAACGATATACTTTTCTCGGGTTTCAACCTGCAATTGGAAAGGGGAGAGATAGCCAGTATCTCCGGCCCTTCGGGATGCGGAAAGTCGTCACTGCTGAATGCCATACTTGGATTTACTCCGTTAAAAGAAGGACGCATCGTCTTGAACGGCATTCTGCTGGATAAAGGAAACGTCGACGTTGTCCGTAAGCAGACTGCATGGATTCCACAAGAACTGGCATTGCCGCTGGAATGGGTAAAGGACATGGTACAATTGCCCTTCGGTTTAAAGGCAAACCGGGGTACACCCTTTTCTGAAACCCGTTTATTTGCATGTTTCGAGGATTTGGGTCTGGAACAAGAGTTATATTACAAACGGGTGAACGAAATATCCGGAGGCCAACGCCAACGGATGATGATAGCCGTAGCCTCAATGATTGGCAAACCACTGACCATTGTCGATGAACCGACTTCCGCTCTCGACTCCGGTTCCGCGGAAAAAGTACTCTCTTTCTTCCGCAGGCAGACAGAAAATGGAAGTGCCATACTGACCGTATCCCATGACAAAAGATTCGCCAACGGATGTGACCGACATATAATCATGAAATAACATACACACTATTGGGAACCATAGATATATCATACCTCAGCCTGGGCATCGGATTATTGCTATTATTAATACCGCTGTTTTACATCTGGAAGTTCAAGACCGGACTGTTGCGCGCTACTGTGATAGGTACGGCACGCATGATTGTCCAGTTGTTCTTCATCGGCATATACTTGAACTACCTCTTTTTATGGGATAACCCGTGGATAAACTTTCTATGGGTAATTGTCATGATATTTGTAGCATCGCAGACGGCATTGGCACGAACACAATTGAAGAGGAAGATTCTGCTCCTGCCCATATCCGCAGGTTTCTTATGCAGTGTAGTATGTGTAGGCTTGTACTTTATCGGAATAGTACTGAGAGTGGAAAACGTATTCAGCGCCCGGTATTTCATCCCTATTTTCGGCATACTGATGGGCAACATGCTATCCAGTAACGTCATAGCCCTCAACACCTATTATAGTGGACTGAAACGGGAACAACAGCTTTACCGGTATCTTCTCGGCAATGGTGCTACAAAAGCGGAAGCACAGGCACCTTTCATCCGCCAAGCCATCATCAAATCCTTCAGTCCGCTGATTGCCAATATATCCGTGATGGGGCTGGTTGCTTTTCCGGGAACCATGATTGGCCAGATATTGGGTGGCAGCAGCCCGAATGTGGCCATCAAATATCAGATGATGATTATGGTCATCACCTTTACCGCCTCCATGCTGTCACTGATGATTACAATCTCTCTGGCTTCCCGCAAGTCGTTCGATGCCTACGGCAAGCTACTGCCGGTGATGGTAGAGAAGAAGGGAAAAAAGGAGCATAAATAACTTCAACGGTGGTGGGCATCCAGTTTTCCGGGGAGATAGCGTAGCTGCACATATTGTACGCCCGGTTTCACAAAGCCGCTGTCCAACATCACTTTCTTTACACGGAATTCTTCAAGCCTATACTGCAGGTAACTTTTGATGCGTTGACTTTGCGGCTTGGTATATGCCAGCAGATTAACTTTTCCCAGCGAATCAATCTCTACCCTTGCCTTGACGGTGCGTAGAGAAAGAGGACCGTCTTTTTTCTTAGCCTGATAATCTTTATCCTTGTCTACCCAAAAGATAGCCGTAGCCTTGGGAGTAGTATCTACCGGCTCCTCCATATCCTCAGATACATCTTTACCGGAACAGTTCGTATCCTGACAAGACAATAACGATAAAAGGAAAAGAAACAAAACAAGTAATGTTTTCATAATAAAGGAGATTAATGTGTCCAACTAATCAAACGTACCCGATGAAGCATATATTATCGGATATATAAAATGTTCTTCACCTTCCGTTTGCGGTTGTTCAAACAATTGTTTGTAGATAGGTTCCGGCTCTGTTTCAGAGAAAAAATCTGCATCAGCAGGATAAATACCATAATACCACCAGGGAGTTCCTTCCATATTATAAGGCTCAATACCCTCGATTACAAACTTATATAATCCAACTGTATCACCATCTTTTATAATGCTTGTATAGGTTCCATAATTGGTCCCCATATTATATCTCAATCCTTTTAAAGGAGCATATTCTTCTTCAGTAAACTCGCCTGCTACATATTTTTTTCTTTTGCATGCAAAAGGAATCTCATATTTTCCTCCATCAGGAGAAAGAATAAAAGGATTGGGTCCATCAACCTCTATTGTATATTCATATTCTACTCCGACTTTTGATAACACCTCGACCAGTTCGTATGCAATATTACTGGCATCGGCGGGAGGGTTGAGCAAAGTTGTTTTTTTCACCAATAAGGTGTATTCATACCCCTTGCTATAATCAAACCCGGCAATTCCTAAAAAGTCCAACGCTTCATATTCATTTTTACCTTCCTCCTTTACCAACATACAATCAATGAAATGATCACTTCCCCAAGGCTGGTAAGTGCCAATCTCGGAAGAGACCTTCATTTTAATGTTTTCTACATTGTCTTGTGGAGTATCACTGTTACAAGAGGTCACACCAATTATAATCAAGAGCGATAAAATTCCGAATAGTTTTTTAGTTTTCATAGATTTAGTTTTATAATAATCGCTCGCAAAGATAGTCTTTTTCGTGATAAAACATTTTTCGATAAGAGTTTTTGTTGGAAGAAAACCGTCTATTACTCAAATTTGTTACTGATATTTTATAAAAAGAATAAAAAACATTCTCAATCCATTGCTTTTTACTATATTTGCAACCAAATTTTCTGTTCACAATGAAAATTAAGGAATTAGTAAGCGCCCTTGAACGGTTCGCGCCTCTGCCATTGCAAGACGGATTTGATAATGCCGGCCTGCAAATCGGATTGACAGATGCGGAAGCAACAGGGGCTTTGTTGTGTCTTGACGTTACTGAAGCTGTACTGGATGAAGCCATTGCATTGGGATATAATGTGGTTATATCACATCACCCTCTCATTTTCAAAGGGTATAAATCCATCACGGGCAGGGATTATGTGGAACGTTGTATCTTGAAAGCCATCAAGAATGACATCGTTGTTTATGCTGCGCACACTAACCTGGATAATGCACCGGGAGGAGTGAACTTCAAGATTGCCGAGAAAATCGGTTTGAAGAATGTCCGTATCCTGGAAGCCAAGGAAAATGCGCTGGTAAAGCTGACCACATTTGTACCGACCGCCCAAGCGGAAGACGTGAGGAAAGCCTTGTTCGACGCTGGATGCGGCAATATCGGCAACTATGATTTGTGCAGTTATAACATGGAAGGCGAGGGGACATTCCGAGCCCGGGAAGGTGCCACCCCATACTGTGGAGCGATAGGGGAGCTGCATACCGAACGTGAAGTACGTATTGAGACAATCATACCCGCCTACAAAAAAGCGGCAACTGTCAAGGCACTGCTTGCGGCACATCCATATGAAGAACCGGTCTATGATATTTATCCCTTGCAAAACTCATGGCCACAAGCCGGAGCCGGTGTCATTGGCGAATTGGAAGTACCGGAGACAGAACTTGAATTCCTGAAACGGATAAAGAAAACCTTCGAAGTAGGGTGTCTCAGACATAACAAACTCCTCGGGCGGGAAATACAGACTGTTGCATTATGTGGCGGCGCCGGCGCTTTCCTAATGCCGCTTGCCATCCGCAACCGTGCAGATGTCTTTATCACCGGCGAGATAAAATACCATGACTATTTCGGACATGATACCGATATATTATTGGCTGAAATAGGGCATTATGAAAGTGAGCAATATACGAAAGAAATATTTTATACAATAATCCGGGATTTGTTTCCTCATTTTGAGGTCCAAATGACCAAAGTGAATACAAACCCCATAAAATACATGTAAGTAAAATGGCTAAAGAAGCAAAAAAAGATCCTCAGGAATTAACCGTAGAACAGAAGTTGAAAGCTTTGTTCCAATTGCAGACAATGCTGTCCAAAATCGATGAAATCAAGACGTTGAGAGGTGAACTTCCACTGGAAGTACAGGACTTGGAAGACGAAATAGCCGGTCTGAGTACCCGTATAGACAGAATCAAGGCAGAAGTTGCCGAGTTGAAATCC
This genomic window contains:
- a CDS encoding M48 family metallopeptidase, producing MKKNFFIITAVVCGMSCTTTAYAQFKIGGKKINVNKVVQAGTDAVKAISLSDADIAAMSKEYMEWMDTHNPLTKPDTDYGKRLEKLTGNIKEVDGLKVNFGVYEVIDVNAFACGDGSVRICAGLMDIMTDDEVMAVVGHEIGHVIHTDSKDAMKNAYLRSAVKNAAGAASSTVSKLSDSELGAMAEALAGAQYSQKQETEADDYGFEFCIKNNLDPYAMYNALNKLLELSAEAPKESKFQKMFSSHPDTAKRVARAKEKADEYMKDKK
- a CDS encoding agmatine deiminase family protein, with protein sequence MGYFVGLPLGGAAEKDCQVRFGKNMTFQVETRAPHLPAEWALQSGIQLTWPHAGTDWTYMLDEVQECFVAIAHEIAARETLLIVTPEPDEVKKQILGRVNMENVRFLKCETNDTWARDHGAITLLDADGVSLLDFKFNGWGLKFASDKDNLITRRAVESEVMKGKYVNRLGFVLEGGSIESDGMGTLLTTSECLLSPNRNGQMNRVEIEEYLRSVFHLQRVLWLDHGYLAGDDTDSHIDTLARFCPADTIAYVQCKDADDEHYEELHRMEEQLKTFRTLKGEPYRLLALPMADKIEEEGERLPATYANFLILNDAVLYPTYRQPENDARAGEVLREAFPGYEIIGIDCRALIKQHGSLHCVTMQYPVGVLK
- a CDS encoding ABC transporter ATP-binding protein, coding for MLQIENASIAYGNDILFSGFNLQLERGEIASISGPSGCGKSSLLNAILGFTPLKEGRIVLNGILLDKGNVDVVRKQTAWIPQELALPLEWVKDMVQLPFGLKANRGTPFSETRLFACFEDLGLEQELYYKRVNEISGGQRQRMMIAVASMIGKPLTIVDEPTSALDSGSAEKVLSFFRRQTENGSAILTVSHDKRFANGCDRHIIMK
- a CDS encoding ferredoxin domain-containing protein, whose translation is MIQNERDCRHEHVLDVARQMLTAARTAPKGKGIDVIEAALVTGEDIKKLSEKMVAMVEEHGMKFFLRDADNILQAECVIIIGTREQTQGLNCGHCGFPTCAGRPEGVPCALNTVDVGIAVGSACAMAADLRVDTRVMFSAGLAAQRLDWLKGCKTVFAIPVSASSKNPFFDRKPKEDK
- the aspS gene encoding aspartate--tRNA ligase, which gives rise to MYRSHTCGELRISDVNKQVTLAGWVQRSRKMGGMTFIDLRDRYGITQLVFNEEVNAELCERANRLGREFVIQVKGTVNERFSKNQHIPTGDIEIIVSELDVLNSSLTPPFTIEENTDGGDDIRMKYRYLDLRRANVRSNLELRHKMTIEVRKYLDSQGFIEVETPILVGSTPEGARDFVVPSRMNPGQFYALPQSPQTLKQLLMVSGFDRYFQIAKCFRDEDLRADRQPEFTQIDCEMSFVEQDDVINLFEGMAKYLFKEIRGVEMNEPFMRMPWADAMKYYGSDKPDLRFGMKFVELMDIMKGHGFPVFDNAAYIGGICAEGAAHYTRKQLDVLTEFVKRPQIGAKGMVYARVEADGNVKSSVDKFYAQEVLQEMKAAFNAKPGDLILILSGDDAMKTRKQLNELRLEMGNQLGLRDKNKFVCLWVVDFPMFEWSDEEGRLMAMHHPFTHPKDEDIPLLDTDPAAVRADAYDMVCNGIEVGGGSIRIHDAQLQAKMFEILGFTPEKAQEQFGFLMNAFKYGAPPHGGLAYGLDRWVSIFAGLDSIRDCIAFPKNNSGRDVMLDAPSVIDQKQLDELNLIVEVKE
- a CDS encoding carbon-nitrogen hydrolase gives rise to the protein MTRKIKVGIIQQANTKDLRTNLMNLAKSIEACAAHGAQLVVLQELHNSLYFCQTENTQLFDLAEPIPGPSTGFYSELAAANDIVLVTSLFEKRAPGLYHNTAVVFERDGSIAGKYRKMHIPDDPAYYEKFYFTPGDIGFEPIQTSLGKLGVLVCWDQWYPEAARLMALKGAEILIYPTAIGWESSDTDDEKARQLNAWIISQRGHAVANGLPVVSVNRVGHEPDPSMQTNGILFWGNSFVAGPQGEFLAQAGNERPENIVVEVDLERSENVRRWWPFLRDRRIDAYAGLTKRFLD
- the spt gene encoding serine palmitoyltransferase, which codes for MGLLQDKFAKYDLPQQFMAKGVYPYFRTINSHQDTEVMMDGKKVLMFGSNAYMGLTYDKRIIDASIAATEKYGTGCAGSRFLNGTLDIHVELEKELAEFVGKDEALCFSTGFTVNEGIIPAVVGRGDYIICDDRDHASIVDGRRLAFATQLKYKHNDMEALEKELQKCELDAVKLIVVDGVFSMEGDLANLPEIVRLKKKYNASIYVDEAHGLGVFGKQGRGVCDHFGVTEDVDLIMGTFSKSLASIGGFVAGDKAVINWLRHNARSYIFQASSTPAATAAAREALHIIKSEPERIQRLWDITNYALKKFRDAGFEIGETESPIIPLYVRDTEKTFIVTKLAFDEGIFINPVIPPACAPQDTLVRVALMATHTVEQVDYAVEKLTKCFKELGIIK
- a CDS encoding diacylglycerol/lipid kinase family protein; this translates as MNENKKKIAFIINPISGTQSKEQILKWLDEKLDKERYAQEVIYTERAGHAVEIAAQKAQEDAHAVIAIGGDGTINEIARSLVHTKTALGIIPCGSGNGLARHLQIPMEPKKAIDIINDGLIDIIDYGKINDVPFFCTCGVGFDAFVSLQFSKAGRRGPLTYLEKTLLESLKYRPETYELEMDGSTLRYKAFLIACGNASQYGNNAYIAPQATLNDGLLDVTILEPFTVLDVPSLSFQLFNKTIDQNSRIKTFRCQTLRIHRSKPGVVHFDGDPMMMGENVDVKIMKKGLQVIVPRDAEKDTSNVLQRAQDYINGLKQINDAFVEDIAHKNKMILDKGKRQFKKLTKM
- a CDS encoding GtrA family protein, which produces MKESARIFRFAVIGTLNALIMAVTVWVMMDELDINYMLSNVTAYILAQIHNFIWCKYWIFPTEKKSNTWRQVLLFSIAFGMAYGAQFLFLIGLVEGLDCNEYLAQFLGLFIYGSVNFLMNKRVTFR